The Candidatus Ozemobacteraceae bacterium sequence TCCTTGTCTTTCGGGATCTCCGCCGTGCTTTTCAACTTGTGCGTCGCGGCCTTGAAGAAATACTTGAAGTTGGTGGGGTAAAAGTTGCGCAGATCCGAGTCGTTCATCGCCGTCGGGGATTTCGGGTCCTGCGGCTTGATGACGAGCCCCACGAGAGAGCCGCCGGCGTGCCAGAGCAGTTTGGCCGGCGTGGTGATGTTCCGCCAGGCGCCCACGGCGAGATCCTTCACGCCGCTCCAGAGCGCATCGAACAGGCCTTCCGCATCGCGGAAGTTCCCGTAGTTGAGGCTGAACTCGGGCATCTCGAGACGCGGGTAGTTGTTGGTCGTGTCGAGAATGCGAATGCCGGCCGCATTCCGGATGATGAAATGCCGGACTTCGGCATAGATCTTCGTCTGCTCGTCGACGTCGGCGTCGTTGAACAGATTGCGGTGCTCGATGCGCAGGTCGGGATCGGGATCGGGCCAGGTGTCTTCGATCTGGTTGGGGGCGAACGCCGCCTTGCGGCGCTGCGGAACGTATTTCCAGGGGAAGCGGCAGAACGGGCCCGCCGGGAAGAACACCTGCTTCTTGCGCGTGCCCCGGATGTACTCTTTCTGGAGCTCGCTGATGCCGGTCGTGAGGAACTTGCCCAGGTCGGACCAGGTTGTTTTCTCGCGTTGCGGCAAATACCCCTTTTTGTAGGTATTGTATTCGAACAACTGCTTCTCGCTGTCGGACATCGTCTCGAAGTCTTTCTTCGTATTGTCGAGATTGTTCCACCATGCGTAGTCACGGCCTTCCCAGAGGGCTCGGGCGGGGTAGGCAAGATACGATAGGCCATTATATGTATCAGAATATTGGAACGCGAGGTTGAACCCGGGCCTGCCGTCCGTGCTCGTCTGGAGGAAGGCGCCGTACATCTCGGCCTTGTCGGTCGAGGCCGGGTTCGTATCGGGATTTTCGAGGCCGATCACGGCAGGGCCGTGAATGTAGATACGCGACTGGTAGGGGTGGTTCCAGAGGACGAGCCTGCCGTTTCCGCGGGAAAGGTCGTTTGCGACCTCGCTCGCGTCGCGCGGATCGACGCCAAGGCAGCTGTACAGAGTGTAGTTGCGGCCGATGGGGCCGACGTTCACGACTTTCATGTCGCGGGTGATCTGGAACAGGAACCGGCTTTTCTTCAGACCGCTGGTGACGGCGACGGTGACGTCGAACCCGATGCTCAGGTAGAAATCCCGGGTCATCGTGTTGTCGAACGACTTGTCGGCGCGATCTTTCGGGGTGTAGACGCACTCCGGCTTGGTGAGCGGGCGATGGTCGATCGGGCGGCAGTCTGTGATGCGAGGCTGGACCTTCTCGATCTCGAAGCCGGCGCGCGTCATGTGGAGCGAGATCAGCGCGTTCGTCTGCGTGACGTAGTTCTTGAATGGCGGCAGAACGTCGAGCAGTGTCGGGTTCAGTCCCGTCGAGCCGCCCTTGTCGCGGTAGTCGGAGGTGGACAACTGGCGGAGCAGCGGCCCCTTCTTGCCGTCTTCCGAACCGTCCTTGAACAGCCTGTAGAGCTGGACGGTCGCCTCGTCGGCGGCGGCCTCGGCCAGCTGCTGGGCCATCGTCGCATACACCGAAAAAGCCGCTTGGGTGTATTCCGTACTGGTCGTCTGCTTGAGAAACAGGCCCATGAAGGCGAGGAGACCGAGAATCAGGACCGCGACGATGTAGGCAAAACCGCGTCGGTTCATGATCTCCTCCTTTCGCCCGCTCCGGAACAGGCCCGCTCTCGACAAGCGTACTCATTCCAGTGTATCAGACGCCGGAAAAAGCGTCCACTATTCCTCTTTCTCGCCGAACACCTCGGCGGTGAACCGCCACAGCTTCGCATCTGCCGCGAGGCTCTTCCCGTCGGGAGCGAGATGGCTTCCCGGCGGCAGCCCGGCCTTGAGGCACAGATGGTTCAGGTAGGTGTCGCGGTCCCACCCGTATTCCGTTGGCACTTGCGGCAGCAGGAGGCCGGAGCCGGGGTATTTCCGCAGCAGGAGCCCGTCGCGGCCGACCTGAATTTCATCGATGCTGGAGACGGGGATCAGCGGGGAGAGAACGGATATCTCGATGTCGATCTTCGCCAGCTCGCTTGGTTCGACGGCGGGAAACCGCGGGTCTTCGGTCGCCGCGGCGATCGCCATGTCCTGAATGCCCTGCGAAAGCGGGCTGCGCCCCTCGATCAACCCGATACAGCCGCGCAGTTCGCCGTCGATCTTCAACGTGACGAAAACGCCGCATTTTTCGGCGAATCTCGGACTCTTCAGCGTCAGAGGCGGACGGCCTTTCCCGTTCAGGACGGCTTCGAGAGTCGTTCTCACCGCCGCGAGCGCTTCCTTGTGAAACTCGTTCATCTGATCCTCCGGTTTTCCTGCGTTCTGGGAATCGGTCATCGATGTCTCTGCCTGAGGCGGAGTCGGTTGCCCCGTCTGCTCCTTCGCCAGGGGGAGTCCGGGCGCCTCGAACACCACGGCGGCATAGCCCACGACCCGTTCCGAACCCGATTCGCGGCTGGAATCGGTACGTTCGATTACGCGAACCGTCGCGGATGCCGCTTTCATCACCGTAAGAAGGGCCGTGACGCCGTTCAGTCCGCACAACTCCGTCGCGCCCGCCTCGCAGGCCTCCCGAAGCCCGTCGGGATCAAGGGCCCTGACGGACTCGAGCCCCCGGGAGTCGAGGTGTTCCGCCTCGGCCGCCCCGTGATAATGCGACCAGTCGGTCGAGACCACGAGAAGAACGCGTTCCGGGCGACCCGAGAGTCTCTTCACCAGCTCGCGGCCGAGAAGCGAACCGTTCCCCGACGGGCCGCCGATGCTGAGAAACACGGAGGGGCGGAGACCGATCGCCTTGACGAGGAAGGGCAGAACGACTTCGATCGAATGCTCCTCGGCATGCTGGTCGGGGTCCGCGACGCAGACGCCTGCCTCGAGAAGTTCACGCGATGCGCTGGCGTCTGCAAGAACCGGCCCCAGCGGCGTGTCGAACGCCCCTTCCGGCCACACGGAGATCGTGGGGCGGCCGGACCGGTGATCCAGCCCAAGGACATACACGCGGTCGAACCGCTGGCCGGCAATCGCCTTGAACGCCTTCGCCGCTGTCGGGCCGGAATACTGATACCCGGCGTGAGGCGTGATCAGCCCGACGAGCCGGGATGCGGTGGCGACGGGCACGATGTCTCCCGCGTCCCTGAAAAAACCGTCGAGAAGCGTTTCGAGTTTTGCCGGGTCGCCCGGGTAAAACAGATCCGCCATGGCCGCCGGCCTGACCTGCGCCGGGGCCGCGCAGACGCTCGCTGCCACCATCGCCGTCGCCAGGAGAAAAACCCGGAACGCTCTCACGCTCTCTGCCATATCGCTCTTGTTATATAATATCACGTCTGAATATTGCGTGCAGGGCGCGTCTCGACGCGCCCTGCAAACAGCCATGTGCTCTCTCTTTCAAACTTCAGACGTTTCACTTCCACCTGTCTTCACGCCCTGGTTACGCCAGGGTGTGAAGATAGGCGGGCGTGAGTTTGCCGGACGCGATTTCCTGGACCGGTCCGGCCATGAACAGCACGCCATTCTTTTCCTGCGATATCGAAAGGTCGCCGCCCGGCATGTGGACCGTCACCGGCGATTGCAGTTTCTTCGCCCTGATGCCAGCCGCCGTGACGGCCGTCGCGCCGGTCCCGCAGGCTTGCGTCATGCCGCAGCCCCGCTCCCAGACGTGGACGCGCACTTCGTGAGGCGACACGACCTGAACGAACTCGACGTTGATGCGCCGGGGATGATTCGCATGCGTTTCCAGCCAGGCGCCGGCACGGACCATCTCGTCCTCGTCCCACGGCTCATCGACGAACAGCACCGCATGCGGGTTTCCGACGTTCACATGGATAGGTTCCAGCTTTTCGCCTTCCCAGTCGAGTGGCTTGCGGTCCTTTTCAGCGACCAGCTCGCCGGTCGAGACAAGATCGAACGAGGCCGAGCCCATCTCGACTCGATACGAGGCCGTGCCGTTGCATGCGCTCTCGAACCGGACTTCGCGGATGCCGCCGCCGGTTTCGATCAGCACGGGCTCAATGCCGAGACAGTGGCCCTTGAACAGGTGGGCGACGCACCGGATGGCGTTTCCGCACATTTCGGCCTCGGTTCCGTCGGTGTTGAACATCTGCATCCGGCAGTGATGCTTCGGATCGCGCGGATCCATGATGAAGACGATGCCGTCGGCCCCGATGCCGCGCCGTGGATCGCAGAGAAGCTGCAGGATGCGGGGTTTCTTGAGCCGGGAAAAATCCTGTCCCACCTCGTCAAAAAATACGAAATGGTTTCCCAGGGCGTGCATTTTATGAAACGAATACATGGGAACTCCTCTCGGGAATGATTTGTCGCATCAACCGGCAGGCGATCTCAGCCAGGGCAGCAGTTTCGTCGTCGCAAAAAACACCAGCAGCACTCCGGTCAGGAACAGGAGCATCTGTTTCAGATCCTCGCGCTTCAACTGGAGATTCCTCCAGTTGCCAGCCGTGAACAGCAGCCCCATGAACGGGAGAACCGGCAGACCCACGCCCGCCAGCAGGGCGCTTGACACGGCAATCAGGAACGAAGCGGTCAGAAGCAGGATATTCTTTCGCTCGCCGAGCCCGAACCTCAATGCGGCCTGATAGAAAATGCCAAAAAAGAGAAAATCCGTCAACCCGATCAAAAAGGGCATGGCAGGCCGGGGACCGCCGAGGATGGGGAAACGGAGCAGAAAATAATGGATCTGCTCACTCCGGATGATGACAGCCGTCGCCCCCGCCGAGACGCTCCAGATGTCGGCGCAGGTCGCGATGATGGCGATGGGGATGAGATGCGCCTTCTCGTCGATGCCGCTGCCGATCCAGAGGCCGATTCCTGCCGCGAGAAGCAGCTGCGCCAGCCCCAGGGCGAGAACGCCGGTCGGCGGCTCGGGCCAGGTGTCTTCGATATGTTCCGAGACGGCTTCGTAGACGGCGTTGCGCGCGTGAACGAGGCCGTCCGACGTTGCCGCCACGGGCAGCATGGCATGAGCCGCCGAGACGAACAGGACTTCGCCGGGAACCGTGGCTGCCGAATTGATGATCCGGCCGCGAAGCACGAGAGGCTTGGCGAGAAGAACCACCAGCGCCAGCCCGATCGCGCCGACGGCGAGATACGTGCTTCGATGCCAGAACAGACGCGTGCCGGCCGCGACGAAGCAGATCGCAAGCGCGATGAGCAGGGTCGCCGTGAAAAACAGGGCCGTGGTCTGCGACCAGGCAGGCAGCAACCCCCCCAGATGAAGGGCGGCCGAAAAGGCGGCAATCCAACCGATGACGGCGCCCGCGAGCGGCTTCCAGGAACGACGGGGGGCCGCGTCGCCGCCCGTGGGGGATGCGTCGCCGGTCACCGTTTCGATGTCAGGGTCGAGATGCTTTCCGAGGCCAGCCGGACAGCGTCTGGATCCGTTCCGCTCTTCACGGCGTTTTCATAGGCCGCGACGGCGAGGTCCTTTTTCGACAGTTTTTCGTAGATCCGGCCCATGTGGAGATGCACTTCGCTCGAGATGGGCTCGTGCGACAACCTGAAGATCTTCAGCGCCTTTTCCTGGATATTGCGGGCGTCTTCATACTTCCCCTGGCGATACTTCACCCAAGCGAGCGAGTCGAGATACGTCGCCCGGTTCGGCTTGTCGAGCTCGAGGGCCTTGTTGATGAGTTTCCCCGCCCGCTCGAGTTCGCGATTCTGGTCCGCCAGCAGGTAG is a genomic window containing:
- the amrB gene encoding AmmeMemoRadiSam system protein B, with the protein product MRAFRVFLLATAMVAASVCAAPAQVRPAAMADLFYPGDPAKLETLLDGFFRDAGDIVPVATASRLVGLITPHAGYQYSGPTAAKAFKAIAGQRFDRVYVLGLDHRSGRPTISVWPEGAFDTPLGPVLADASASRELLEAGVCVADPDQHAEEHSIEVVLPFLVKAIGLRPSVFLSIGGPSGNGSLLGRELVKRLSGRPERVLLVVSTDWSHYHGAAEAEHLDSRGLESVRALDPDGLREACEAGATELCGLNGVTALLTVMKAASATVRVIERTDSSRESGSERVVGYAAVVFEAPGLPLAKEQTGQPTPPQAETSMTDSQNAGKPEDQMNEFHKEALAAVRTTLEAVLNGKGRPPLTLKSPRFAEKCGVFVTLKIDGELRGCIGLIEGRSPLSQGIQDMAIAAATEDPRFPAVEPSELAKIDIEISVLSPLIPVSSIDEIQVGRDGLLLRKYPGSGLLLPQVPTEYGWDRDTYLNHLCLKAGLPPGSHLAPDGKSLAADAKLWRFTAEVFGEKEE
- the dapF gene encoding diaminopimelate epimerase, which encodes MYSFHKMHALGNHFVFFDEVGQDFSRLKKPRILQLLCDPRRGIGADGIVFIMDPRDPKHHCRMQMFNTDGTEAEMCGNAIRCVAHLFKGHCLGIEPVLIETGGGIREVRFESACNGTASYRVEMGSASFDLVSTGELVAEKDRKPLDWEGEKLEPIHVNVGNPHAVLFVDEPWDEDEMVRAGAWLETHANHPRRINVEFVQVVSPHEVRVHVWERGCGMTQACGTGATAVTAAGIRAKKLQSPVTVHMPGGDLSISQEKNGVLFMAGPVQEIASGKLTPAYLHTLA